Genomic DNA from Haloarcula marina:
GCAGGCCCTATGACAACGATGCACTCAGTAGATGCCCTATAACAAGACGTTTGAGCACATTTCCATAGTATTTGTGGTCGAATGTATTCGTTCCAGAGTTCCCGAAAATACAGTGTGTTACCACGGCGCTACCGCTGGTGTCGTCGCGGGCCGGACGCGAGCGAAAAATCGGTTCGAAGTCGGTGAGCGGGCGCGCTACAGTTCGCCGAGTTTTCGGAGCAACTGACCGCGGTACTCCTCGTCGGCCTGCACGCCTTTCAGTTCGAGAACGTTCCGCTCGAGTTTGTCGAGGGCGACGTTGAACGCCATCTCCGCGCCGTAGCCCTCGCCGGACCCGGCGGCCTGCCCCTTGTTGGTCCGGAGGCGAATCTGACACTGGATGAGCGGCGTCCCGCGGAGTTTCTCCTTGTGTTCGTGGAACCGAACGTGGGCGTGTTGGACCTGCATCGCCTGGTACTTGTCCACCACTTGGCTGATGTCCGCGCGGATGTCGTCGCGGGAGATGGTGTCGAGTAGGTTGATGTTGGTTATCTGCACGTCCATGTGGTCCTCCTCGGTGTAGGTCAGCGCCCGGAGTACGTCCGTCTTCGTGACGATGCCGATGACGTGGCTGTCGTCGTCCCCGTCGGTGACGACCAGCCCCGCGAAGTCGTTTTCGAGCATCCGCTCGACGGCGTCGCGCACCGAATCTCCGAGTTTCGCGGTTTCGACGGGACTGTTCATCACGTCGTACACCGGCATGTCGAGGACGCGCTCTATCTCACCGGCCCTGTCGCCGCGGGTGGCTTTGTTCATGTCCCGGACGACCACGTCGACGACGTCGTGACGGGTGACCATCCCCGTCAGGCCCTCGGTGTCGTCGAGCACCGGAAGTCGGGAGATACCGTGCTTACGGAGGAGGTTGACGACCTGCCCGACGTTCGTGTCCTCCCGAATCGTGATGACGTCCTCCGTGTAAATCTGGTCGATAGTCAGAGCGTCCAGATTTTCGAGGACGGCTTCGAGGATGGCGTCCTCGGTGACGATGCCCCAGAGGGCGTCACCCTGGAACACCGGGGCGATTTTGACGCCGCCCTCGACCAGCACGCGGGCGACGTCCCGCACGTTGTCGGTCCGCTCGACCTTCGGGGCCGAGCGCGTCATCGCCCCCGCCTTCGCGTCGTCCTCGACGTGGGACTGGACCAACTGCTTCTGCGTGATGACGCCAGCGTACTCACCGTCCTCGGTGACGATGATGCCCTTCGGGTTCTCGCGCTCGAAGATAGAGCGCACCTTCCCGAGGCGCTTGTTGGCGTCGACCTCGACAAACTCTTTGGTGGCGATGTCAGCAATGTCCATCGTGCTTCACGTCCGCAGATACTACGTGAAGGGTTATCAAGGTTGGTTTAGTTCCCGTGTTCCGGGAGTGGGGACAACGTTTAGAACACCCGGGCCGTCTGTCGGATATGTTCCCGGACATTACCGTGTTCGGTCCCTACACGTACCTCGTGACCGAGGTCGTTTGGGGAGCCATCGCGCTGGTGCTCCTCGTGCGGGCCGACGCCCTCCGCCTCGCGGGGCGGACCATCGTCGTCCTCTATCCCATCGCGTACGTCTGGGACTGGTACACCCTCGAAGTCGGCGTGTTCGACATCGTCCTTCGGACGGGCGTCGACCTGCTGGGTATCCCTATCGAAGAACACATCTTCATGGTCGTCGTCCCCGCACTCGTCCTCGGCATCCACGAGAACCTCCGACTGCGTGACCAGCCGCAGGGGGATTTTTGATGGACTTTCTAACATATAGAGTGGTAAAGGATCGGTGGGTTTGGTCAAACACTGGAAAATAGATTCCCCGAATCACGCCGCCTGCTTGCGGTTATTAGGAATATATATCGTTCCGAGATGTGCATACACTACCCACAGAACGCATATGTAGCTCCGCCAGTATGATTTCGATAGCTATGACCGAAGACGCTCCGACCCCCCATATCGAACTGTACGTTCGCTCGCTGCTCCCCGACGGCGCTCACGACCGGCAGGAGGCCGTCCTCGACCGACTCGAACGCCTCGACCGCGAGGACGAAATCGCCGGCTACAACGTCATCGTCTGGGGCAAGCAAATCGCCCCCGAATCGGCCGCCGCCAACACCGAGGAAGGGAAGTACATCCTCAACCGCGTCGCCGAGTTCCGCCAGTGGGCGCTCTCGAACAACGTTTCGCTGGAGTCGTTCTACCAGACGACGGACGTGGATTCGGAGGCCACCGACGACGCCTACCGCGCCATGGTCCTGCCGGTGATGGGACTGGCGGAGTACCACGAGAGCGAACTCGCCCACGTCGCGCCATGTACCGACGGCGACGTGGTCCACAGCATCGTCGACCGACTCGACCGCATCGAAGCGGGCGAACCCCCGGCTATCGAGCAGACGGCCGCCGACGTCAGCATCGTCTAAACCGACCGCACTCAGGCCGACGCTCGAAGCGTCTCGGCGTACCCACCGACTTCTTCAGCCCCCGAGAGTTCGTCGAGCACGTCGTCCGCGTCGACCGCTAACCCGTAGGCTGGTCGTCCCTTCCCTGTCGCGGACTCCGTCTGGTCTTTCGCGAGTAGTCCTTCATCGGCGAGCGTTCGCAAGGCGTTGATGACCGACTGCCGTTCGACGCCGCCGAACGGGTCCCGGTCCACGTCGTCGAGGTGGGCTTTCGCCACCTCCGTCACGTCATAGGAGTGTGCGGGCGTCTGCTCGGCCTGCGACAGCTCCACCACGCTCAGCAACACGAACTGTTCGAACGACTGCAACGACCGAAGCGTCTCGTCCATACGCCTCGCTACGTCGGCGACTGTAAGAAACTACTGGAACGTTCTACAGAGTTGGCTCTGTCCCGCTCACCGGGTGCGTCGGGACCCACATCGTACAGGCCCCTTTTCGCCACGAATGGCGCGTGTTCACGCCGTGGCGTCGTTCCGAGACGCCCCGAATTCGGAAAAGTTGGGATGTGAGACGTTCAAGTCAAACTCGTACACCGCATCTCGATACGCCGTCCATTCTGGATGCCTGACCATCACGACGACGGGAACGTCGACACCGAGTAGTTTCGCGATTACCACTCGGTGCCGTCCCTCTGCCAGTAGTGGATCCCCGTCCCTACCGATGTCGATTCTAACTTCGCGGCGCATGGATTTCGGAAACGGTTCGTTCCGATACTGCCTTTGACAGCACAGTCCGTTCTCGGCCACCTCGTGGTACAGCAGGTCGTATTTTCGATGTTCGCGCAGTAGTTCTGACTGTGTTTCGTACCAGCAGTCTCTCCCGCGTGCGATTCCGTCAGCGAGTTCGGACACGTACCTCGTATCCTCCCAGTTCGTGCCGTGTACGAAATGGTCGCGAAAAGAACGGTAAAGCTCCGTTTTCTCGAGTGTTACATCGTGAATTAGATCGAAGCACCAGCGCATATCTTCCGACAGCGAAGGATTGTAGCCGATAGCCTCTTTTATATCCCAATCGCCGCCGACGACGGAACCGAAGTTCGAAAACCCGTCTCTGACGGGGATGTCGCGTCTCGTCATTTTGTCGATGTCCCCCGCAGGGATGCGCACTATCTTGTACGGATCGACGGGCGAACTGTAGTGTTCGACATCTGTGGTGGACACGAGCATGTGATAGCGTTTCTGGAGAGCGTAGTACCGAGGTACCGCCGTCAGAAACCGACTAACGAGATAGGTCGCCGTCGAGGAGAGCGCGTCCGAGATTGTCTGTTCTTTATAGATTCGATAGAACGACCCCATCTTTCCCATCAGACGGAGTATAGGGGTTGGTCGGTGAAAATTGTTAGCCAAACATAACATATCCATCGAACCACCTGCGAGTGCCACACGTCTCCCGAACACCGGCCGCGATATCCGTGCACGCTGAACGACTGCGCGCTGGTTCGTTGCAGTCCCCGCCCAAAGTGCAACACCACTGGACGTCCTCGATACGCGGAGCTAGAAAATGAGCGTCGAGAGAATGCAGATGGGTTCGGGCGGATTGTGAACCGAAGGAAGACGTGCTCACTTCGTTGCGCGCGTCTTCCAGGGTTCAAATCTCCGTCGACCATTCAGACGACGAACGCGACTCGCTGCGCTCGTCGGTAGCGTCGTCAGAAATGGGTTCGGGCGGATTGTGAACCACGCCGAGACTCGCCCCGCTCGTCTCGTCTACTTCAAACCGCCCCCACGAACGATTTCGTCGCTCATGGGTTTGTTCGCGACAAAAGAGTGGGTTCGGGCGGATTTGAACCGCCGGCCTCCTCCATGTCAAGGAGGTGTCATAACCGACCTAGACCACGAACCCTCGCTGCCTCGTGCATCTCTCTGTTGCCGGGGGATATAATTGAAGGTTTCGAATTCGATACCCGCACGGCGTCTGTTGATTGTGCGCACACCGGCCGGAGCGACAGCATCCTCCGACAGCCTTAAGCCATTGTACGGATTTGTACATTACAACACGGAACAATCCATTGGAGAACATTATGCAGGAGTACATCGAACGCGTCACAGACGGCGAGGATTTGACACAGGAAGAGGCACGCGAGGTGGCGACGCTGGTCTTCGAGGAGGCCACCGAGGCCCAAATCGGCGCGCTGTTGGCCGCACTCCGGGCGAAAGGCGAGACGGAGAGCGAAATCGCCGGATTCGCACAGGGGATGCGCGACGCCGCCCGGACCATCGAACCCGACCGCGAGGGACTGGTCGACACCTGCGGGACCGGCGGCGACGACTACGACACCATCAACGTCTCGACGACGAGCGCTATCGTCGCCGCGGGCGCAGGCGTCCCCATCGCGAAACACGGTAACTACTCGGTGTCCTCCTCCTCGGGAAGCGCCGACGTGCTGGAGGTTGCGGGCGTCGACGTGGACGCCGAACCGCCCGCCGTCGAGGAGACCATCGAACGCGAGGGCATCGGCTTCATGCTCGCGCCGGTGTTCCACCCGGCGATGAAGGCCGTCATCGGTCCGCGCAAGGAACTCGGGATGCGGACCGTCTTCAACATCCTCGGGCCGCTGACGAACCCCGCCGGGGCACGCGCACAGGTGCTGGGCGTCTACGACCCCGACCTCGTGCCCGTGATGGCCGAAGCGCTGGCCCGTCTGGACGTGGACCGAGCGCTCGTGGTCCACGGCGACGGACTCGACGAAATCGCCATCCACGGTGAGACCACCGTCGCCGAGGTGACTGGCGACTCCATCTCCGAGTACGCCATCACCCCCGAGGATATCGGACTGGAAACGCACGACATCGAGGCCGTCGCTGGCGGGTCGCCCGAGGAGAACGCCGCGGACCTCCGCGGCATCGTCTCCGGCGAGGTCACCGGCGCGAAACGCGACATCATCCTCGCGAACGCGGGCGCGGCCATCTACGTCGCTGGCGTCGCCGAGACGCACGCCGAGGGCGTCGAACTCGCCCGCGAGGCCATCGAATCCGGCGCGGCCGCCCAGAAGTTGGAGGACCTGATAGAGGCATGACGCGCGTGAAGATTTGTGGCGTAACCACCCCCGAAGACCGCGACGCAGTGGTGTCCGCGGGGGCCGACGCCGTGGGCGTCATCCACGGCGTCCCCGTCGACACGCCGCGCGAAGTCGACGCCGACGCCGCCGCGGACATCGTGGACGGCGTCCCACCGCTCGTATCGAGCGTGCTGGTGACGATGCCGACCACAGTCCAGCAGGCGGTCGTCCGCGTCGACGACGTGGACCCGGACGTGGTGCAGGTCCACGACGGCCTGTCGCCGGCGGAACTGGGCGCGCTCTCCCGCCGCGTGACCCAGCAGGTGGTCGCCGTCGTCGACGCCGAGGCGGACGACATCGAGGCGTACGCCGACCACGCCGACGCCCTGCTGGTCGACTCGCTCGACGCCGAGGGCGCGGGCGGCACCGGCGAGACCCACGATTGGGAGCGAACCCGTGAACTGGTCGACTCGGTCGACGCGCCCGTGATTCTCGCGGGCGGCCTCACGCCCGAGAACGTCGCCGAGGCCGTCGAGACGGTCCGACCGTTCGCCGTCGACACTGCCAGCGGCGTCGAGCGGTCGGGCGGCGTGAAGGACCACGATGCGGTTCGGCAGTTCGTCGCCAACGCGACGGCCACCGACGTGGAGGTGTCGGCGTGAGCCTCGACGTCTCCCGCGAGCAGTTCGTCGAGTACGCCGAGGCCGACCGACCGGTCGTCGTCCGCGCCGCCGCGGAACTGGACGTGGACGTGGAACCGCTGGCGGCCTACGCCGCCCTCGCCGGGCGGACCAGCGACGTGGCCGCCAGCGACTACACGTTCCTCTTAGAGAGCGCCGAGAAGGTCGCTTCCAGCGACCCGGACGGCGCGTTCGCCCCCGAGACGGACGACCGGCACGCCCGCTTCTCGTTCGTCGGGTACGACCCGCGAGCGGTCGTGACGGTCAGAGGCGAGGAGACCGACGTGGAGGTGTTCGACGACCGCTATGCCGACCTCGTGACGACGAACGGCGGCGACGTGGTCGACGACCTACGGGCGGCGATGCCGGACGTGGAACTGCGCGGGTTCCCCGATATGGACCGCCAGCACCTCGACGGCGGCCTCGTCGGCTTCCTGTCCTACGACGCCGTCTACGACCTCTGGTTGGACGAGGTCGGACTGGACCGCCCGGACTCGCGATTCCCGGACGCCCAGTTCGTCCTGACGACGGCGACCCTGCGGTTCGACCACGCAGAAGAGAGCGTCGAACTCGTCTTCACGCCCGTACTGCGTGTCGGTGAGGATGCCGGACAGCGCTACGATGACCTCCTCGCGGAAGTCGACCGCATCGAAGCGGCACTCGGCGACGCCGACACACTCTCGACGGGTGGGTTCACCCGCGAAGCCGAGGTTGCCGGGCCGCAGGACGAGTACGAGGAAGCCGTCGAACGCGCCAAGGAGTACGTCCTCTCGGGAGACATCTATCAGGGCGTCATCTCCCGGACGCGGGAACTGTACGGCGACGTGGACCCCCTCGGCCTGTACGAGGCCCTGCGAGCGGTCAACCCCTCGCCGTACATGTACCTCCTTGGGCACGACGACCTGACCATCGTCGGCGCGAGTCCCGAGACGCTGGTCTCCGTCGCCGGTGACCGCGTCGTCTCGAACCCCATCGCGGGCACCTGTTCGCGGGGCAACTCCCCCGTGGAGGACCGCCGCCTCGCGGGCGAGATGCTCGCCGACGGGAAGGAACGGGCCGAGCACACGATGCTCGTCGACCTCGCGCGAAACGACGTGCGCCGGGTCGCCGACCCCGGGTCCGTCCGCGTCGAGGAGTTCATGAACGTCCTGAAGTACAGCCACGTCCAGCACATCGAGTCGACGGTGACCGGGACCCTCGCCGACGACTGTGACGCCTTCGACGCCGCGCGGGCGACGTTCCCCGCCGGGACGCTCTCGGGCGCGCCGAAGATTCGGGCGATGGAGATAATCGACGAACTCGAACGCTCGCCGCGGGGACCCTACGGCGGCGGCGTCGGCTACTTCGACTGGGGCGGCGACACCGACTTCGCCATCGTCATCCGCTCTGCGACCGTCGAAAACGGCGTCTCGCTCCCCCAGGGCGACGACCCGGCGTACGACCGAATCACGGTGCAGGCGGGTGCGGGCATCGTCGCGGATTCGGACCCCGAGAGCGAGTACGTCGAGACCGAACAGAAGATGGACGGCGTGTTGGCGGCCGTCGAACGAATCGAGACGGCCGCCCCTGAGACGGCGGGTACCGGGGCGGAAGCGGAGGTGGAGCGATGAGCGCCGAACAGACAGCACCGGACCGCGAGACGACGCGAGCGAGCGACCGCAAGCGCGTGCTCTTCGTCGACAACTTCGATTCGTTCACCTACAACCTCGTCGAGTACGTCTCCGAACACGCCGACACCGAAGTCGTCCGGAACACCGCGACGCTCGACGACGTGCGGGCGTTCGACCCCGACGCCATCGTCCTC
This window encodes:
- a CDS encoding CBS domain-containing protein produces the protein MDIADIATKEFVEVDANKRLGKVRSIFERENPKGIIVTEDGEYAGVITQKQLVQSHVEDDAKAGAMTRSAPKVERTDNVRDVARVLVEGGVKIAPVFQGDALWGIVTEDAILEAVLENLDALTIDQIYTEDVITIREDTNVGQVVNLLRKHGISRLPVLDDTEGLTGMVTRHDVVDVVVRDMNKATRGDRAGEIERVLDMPVYDVMNSPVETAKLGDSVRDAVERMLENDFAGLVVTDGDDDSHVIGIVTKTDVLRALTYTEEDHMDVQITNINLLDTISRDDIRADISQVVDKYQAMQVQHAHVRFHEHKEKLRGTPLIQCQIRLRTNKGQAAGSGEGYGAEMAFNVALDKLERNVLELKGVQADEEYRGQLLRKLGEL
- a CDS encoding lycopene cyclase domain-containing protein, which gives rise to MFPDITVFGPYTYLVTEVVWGAIALVLLVRADALRLAGRTIVVLYPIAYVWDWYTLEVGVFDIVLRTGVDLLGIPIEEHIFMVVVPALVLGIHENLRLRDQPQGDF
- a CDS encoding HTH domain-containing protein; its protein translation is MTEDAPTPHIELYVRSLLPDGAHDRQEAVLDRLERLDREDEIAGYNVIVWGKQIAPESAAANTEEGKYILNRVAEFRQWALSNNVSLESFYQTTDVDSEATDDAYRAMVLPVMGLAEYHESELAHVAPCTDGDVVHSIVDRLDRIEAGEPPAIEQTAADVSIV
- the trpD gene encoding anthranilate phosphoribosyltransferase, translating into MQEYIERVTDGEDLTQEEAREVATLVFEEATEAQIGALLAALRAKGETESEIAGFAQGMRDAARTIEPDREGLVDTCGTGGDDYDTINVSTTSAIVAAGAGVPIAKHGNYSVSSSSGSADVLEVAGVDVDAEPPAVEETIEREGIGFMLAPVFHPAMKAVIGPRKELGMRTVFNILGPLTNPAGARAQVLGVYDPDLVPVMAEALARLDVDRALVVHGDGLDEIAIHGETTVAEVTGDSISEYAITPEDIGLETHDIEAVAGGSPEENAADLRGIVSGEVTGAKRDIILANAGAAIYVAGVAETHAEGVELAREAIESGAAAQKLEDLIEA
- a CDS encoding phosphoribosylanthranilate isomerase, encoding MTRVKICGVTTPEDRDAVVSAGADAVGVIHGVPVDTPREVDADAAADIVDGVPPLVSSVLVTMPTTVQQAVVRVDDVDPDVVQVHDGLSPAELGALSRRVTQQVVAVVDAEADDIEAYADHADALLVDSLDAEGAGGTGETHDWERTRELVDSVDAPVILAGGLTPENVAEAVETVRPFAVDTASGVERSGGVKDHDAVRQFVANATATDVEVSA
- the trpE gene encoding anthranilate synthase component I, which translates into the protein MSLDVSREQFVEYAEADRPVVVRAAAELDVDVEPLAAYAALAGRTSDVAASDYTFLLESAEKVASSDPDGAFAPETDDRHARFSFVGYDPRAVVTVRGEETDVEVFDDRYADLVTTNGGDVVDDLRAAMPDVELRGFPDMDRQHLDGGLVGFLSYDAVYDLWLDEVGLDRPDSRFPDAQFVLTTATLRFDHAEESVELVFTPVLRVGEDAGQRYDDLLAEVDRIEAALGDADTLSTGGFTREAEVAGPQDEYEEAVERAKEYVLSGDIYQGVISRTRELYGDVDPLGLYEALRAVNPSPYMYLLGHDDLTIVGASPETLVSVAGDRVVSNPIAGTCSRGNSPVEDRRLAGEMLADGKERAEHTMLVDLARNDVRRVADPGSVRVEEFMNVLKYSHVQHIESTVTGTLADDCDAFDAARATFPAGTLSGAPKIRAMEIIDELERSPRGPYGGGVGYFDWGGDTDFAIVIRSATVENGVSLPQGDDPAYDRITVQAGAGIVADSDPESEYVETEQKMDGVLAAVERIETAAPETAGTGAEAEVER